The following coding sequences are from one Malaciobacter pacificus window:
- the gltB gene encoding glutamate synthase large subunit, with protein sequence MGCNLDLLTSFKDNCGFGLVADMKNRPSHGNLEDAITSLERMMHRGAIAADGKTGDGSGLLLSMPDSFMRKIATAQNVDLPEIYAVAMIFAKDLKDIDTFKEYCEKNDLKVVLTREVPVDTDALGQQALDSLPNIIQVFVTPNTLMSSKRFDAMLYLTRKECEHKLIDKKDFYIPTFSSKVIAYKGLVMPTHIKHFYIDLRDEDFKISFALFHQRFSTNTLPQWRLAQPFRAIAHNGEINSVEANRFNTQIKSEQIKSEIFTDEEIDRLLPILQPGGSDSASLDNMFEFMLANGVDFFKAARSLVPAPWQNAPHMDADLRAFYEYTATAMEAWDGPAAVSLTDGRHIGCLIDRNGLRPSKYVITKDDKLYITSEYGTLKLDEENILERGRLQSGQMIGLDLKHGKILKENDINDYLKSSQNYSKWLNDDMDYIQEYIEDSFLNTKDYKIEDLEKKQKYFNITYEALDQIIEPMAKDGKEPVGSMGDDTPLACFSTVNRNFTDFFKQKFAQVTNPPIDPYREKLVMSLETGFGRIHNILDEKPEYAKRLKVASPILMKEKYDVLYSFGDENSPRYDEYYKNRVFSTIFKSNLKKSLENLASYVIKAVRDDNVSVVILDDRTLNENEKVIPMAMAVGYVNQTLLKEEIRHNVSIISITGEVYDPHMAAVLVGFGVTAIYPYMMYASTVNLFKREEPSKYEMQRLLKNTQKSLNAGLLKIMSKMGICTIASYRNSGLFDVIGLSDEIVNDCFTGAHSDLAGLSYDDIEERINKSHFNAFKKEGTMLPIDLGGFYKFSRGGEYHDYGPATTNAMHNKNASKKEDISDFKGLKELIENRDKKFIRDFFEFNSDREPISIDEVEPKEEIFKRFATAAMSCGSISPEAHEALAQAMNTIGGASNSGEGGEDPARFNTLKNSKIKQIASGRFGVTPGYLRSAIELQIKVAQGAKPGEGGQLPGHKVTPLIATLRHTVPGVTLISPPPHHDIYSIEDLAQLIYDLKQINPLAKITVKLVSSIGVGTIAAGVAKAYADKIIISGGDGGTGAAPLTSIKHAGNPWELGLSEAHNALKANHLRESVHVQTDGGLKTGMDVIKAAMLGAESYAFGTASLTLVGCKILRICHTNKCSVGVATQDDDLRAHFTGTVERLISYFTFIAEDVREIMASLGYKTMEELVGRSDLLKVIDDKFAQKFDFQNVLRRIDGVDTCQKESNDPFDDNKFEKELLKKVHRTIENPNTPVKINTEISNLNRSFGALISGEIARFYGDKGLPENSININLTGIAGQSFGAFLSKGMNLHLDGAANDYVGKGMNGGKIIINPRHQGPEFAGGGNTCLYGATGGKLYIRAAVGERFAVRNSGCTAVVEGTGDNACEYMTGGIVVILGNTGVNFGAGMTGGISFIYDPEKTFVDKMNQELIEPVRVDTDDTERERLYLKRLLSDYVHETESEIAERILQNFRAEIRNFWMVKPKNMTVLPLNPEEGV encoded by the coding sequence ATGGGTTGTAATTTAGACTTATTAACATCTTTCAAAGACAACTGTGGTTTTGGTCTTGTTGCTGATATGAAAAACAGACCAAGTCATGGAAACTTGGAAGATGCAATCACTTCACTTGAAAGAATGATGCACAGGGGTGCAATCGCAGCAGATGGTAAAACAGGAGATGGTTCTGGTTTATTATTATCTATGCCTGATTCTTTCATGAGAAAAATTGCTACTGCACAAAATGTAGATTTACCTGAAATTTATGCAGTTGCTATGATTTTTGCAAAAGATTTAAAAGATATTGATACTTTCAAAGAGTATTGTGAAAAGAATGATTTAAAGGTAGTATTAACTAGAGAAGTTCCTGTTGATACAGATGCATTAGGACAACAAGCTTTAGATAGCTTACCAAATATTATTCAAGTATTTGTAACACCAAATACACTTATGTCATCAAAAAGATTTGATGCAATGCTTTACTTAACAAGAAAAGAGTGTGAGCATAAATTAATAGATAAAAAAGATTTTTATATTCCAACTTTCTCATCTAAAGTAATTGCGTATAAAGGGCTTGTAATGCCTACGCATATTAAACATTTTTATATTGACTTAAGAGATGAAGACTTCAAAATCTCATTTGCCTTATTTCACCAAAGATTCTCAACAAATACATTACCTCAGTGGAGATTAGCTCAACCATTTAGAGCAATCGCACACAATGGTGAGATTAACTCTGTTGAAGCAAATAGATTTAATACTCAAATTAAATCAGAACAAATTAAATCTGAAATATTTACAGATGAAGAAATTGATAGATTATTACCAATTTTACAGCCAGGTGGTTCAGATTCAGCATCATTAGATAATATGTTTGAGTTTATGTTAGCAAATGGAGTTGATTTCTTTAAAGCTGCTAGAAGTTTAGTTCCAGCTCCTTGGCAAAATGCACCACATATGGATGCTGATTTAAGAGCATTCTATGAGTATACTGCAACAGCGATGGAAGCTTGGGATGGACCAGCAGCGGTTTCATTAACTGATGGTAGACATATTGGTTGTTTAATTGATAGAAATGGATTAAGACCTTCTAAGTATGTTATTACTAAAGATGATAAATTATATATTACATCTGAGTATGGAACATTAAAACTTGATGAAGAGAATATTTTAGAAAGAGGAAGATTACAATCAGGACAAATGATTGGACTTGACCTTAAACATGGAAAAATCTTAAAAGAAAATGATATTAACGATTATTTAAAATCATCTCAAAACTACTCTAAGTGGTTAAATGATGATATGGATTACATCCAAGAGTATATTGAAGATTCATTTTTAAATACAAAAGATTATAAAATTGAAGATTTAGAAAAGAAACAAAAATATTTTAATATCACTTATGAAGCATTAGATCAAATTATTGAACCAATGGCTAAAGATGGTAAAGAACCAGTTGGATCTATGGGTGATGATACACCATTAGCATGTTTTTCTACTGTAAACAGAAACTTTACAGACTTCTTTAAACAAAAATTTGCGCAAGTTACAAACCCACCAATTGACCCATATAGAGAAAAATTAGTAATGTCTTTAGAAACAGGTTTTGGTAGAATTCACAATATTTTAGATGAAAAACCAGAATATGCAAAAAGATTAAAAGTTGCTAGTCCAATTTTAATGAAAGAAAAATATGATGTTTTATACTCATTTGGTGATGAAAACTCTCCAAGATATGATGAGTACTATAAAAATAGAGTATTCTCAACTATTTTCAAATCGAACTTAAAAAAATCATTAGAAAATTTAGCATCATATGTTATTAAAGCTGTTAGAGATGATAATGTTAGTGTTGTTATCTTAGATGATAGAACTTTAAATGAAAATGAAAAAGTAATTCCTATGGCTATGGCTGTTGGATATGTAAATCAAACTTTATTAAAAGAGGAGATTAGACATAATGTTTCAATTATCTCTATCACTGGTGAAGTTTATGATCCACATATGGCAGCAGTTTTAGTTGGGTTCGGTGTTACAGCTATTTACCCATACATGATGTATGCTTCTACTGTTAATTTATTTAAAAGAGAAGAACCATCAAAATATGAGATGCAAAGATTATTAAAAAATACTCAAAAATCTTTAAATGCTGGTTTATTAAAAATCATGTCTAAAATGGGTATTTGTACTATTGCTTCATATAGAAACTCTGGATTATTTGATGTAATTGGATTATCTGATGAAATCGTAAATGATTGTTTCACAGGCGCTCATAGTGATTTAGCTGGTTTATCTTATGATGATATTGAAGAAAGAATTAATAAATCACACTTTAATGCATTTAAAAAAGAAGGGACTATGCTTCCTATTGACCTTGGTGGTTTCTACAAATTTAGTAGAGGTGGTGAGTACCATGATTATGGTCCAGCAACTACTAATGCAATGCATAATAAAAATGCTTCTAAAAAAGAAGACATTTCTGATTTCAAAGGTTTAAAAGAATTAATTGAAAATAGAGATAAAAAATTCATTAGAGACTTCTTTGAATTTAATTCAGATAGAGAACCAATTTCTATTGATGAAGTTGAGCCAAAAGAAGAGATTTTCAAAAGATTTGCAACTGCAGCTATGTCATGTGGTTCTATTTCTCCCGAAGCTCATGAAGCTTTAGCTCAAGCTATGAATACAATTGGTGGAGCTTCAAACTCTGGTGAGGGTGGAGAAGACCCAGCAAGATTTAATACACTTAAAAACTCTAAGATTAAACAAATTGCTTCAGGTAGATTTGGTGTTACTCCAGGGTACTTAAGAAGTGCTATTGAGTTACAAATTAAAGTTGCTCAAGGTGCAAAACCAGGTGAAGGTGGTCAGTTACCAGGACATAAAGTAACTCCATTAATTGCTACACTTAGACACACAGTTCCAGGTGTTACATTAATTTCACCACCACCACACCATGATATTTACTCTATTGAAGATTTAGCGCAGTTAATTTATGATTTAAAACAAATTAACCCATTAGCTAAAATCACAGTTAAGTTAGTATCTTCAATTGGTGTAGGAACAATTGCAGCTGGTGTTGCAAAAGCATATGCAGATAAGATTATTATTTCTGGTGGAGATGGTGGTACAGGTGCTGCTCCATTAACATCAATTAAGCATGCGGGTAATCCATGGGAACTTGGTTTATCAGAAGCTCATAATGCATTAAAAGCTAACCACTTAAGAGAGTCTGTTCATGTACAAACAGATGGTGGATTAAAAACTGGTATGGATGTAATTAAAGCAGCAATGCTTGGTGCTGAATCTTACGCATTTGGTACAGCTTCATTAACTTTAGTTGGATGTAAAATATTAAGAATTTGTCATACAAATAAATGTTCTGTTGGTGTTGCAACTCAAGATGATGATTTAAGAGCACACTTTACTGGAACTGTTGAGAGATTAATCTCTTACTTTACATTTATTGCTGAAGATGTTAGAGAAATTATGGCATCTTTAGGTTACAAAACTATGGAAGAATTAGTTGGTAGAAGTGATTTATTAAAAGTTATTGATGACAAATTTGCTCAAAAATTTGATTTCCAAAATGTTTTAAGAAGAATTGATGGTGTTGATACTTGTCAAAAAGAATCAAATGATCCATTCGATGATAATAAATTTGAAAAAGAGTTATTAAAGAAAGTTCATAGAACAATTGAAAATCCAAATACTCCAGTTAAAATCAATACTGAAATTAGTAACTTAAATAGAAGTTTTGGTGCTTTAATTTCTGGTGAAATTGCAAGATTCTATGGAGATAAAGGTCTTCCTGAAAACTCTATTAATATTAATTTAACTGGTATTGCGGGTCAATCATTTGGTGCATTCTTATCTAAAGGAATGAATTTACATTTAGATGGTGCAGCTAATGACTACGTTGGTAAAGGTATGAATGGTGGTAAAATTATCATTAATCCAAGACACCAAGGACCAGAGTTTGCTGGTGGTGGTAACACTTGTCTATATGGTGCTACTGGTGGTAAACTTTACATTAGAGCTGCTGTTGGTGAGAGATTCGCAGTTAGAAACTCTGGATGTACAGCTGTAGTTGAAGGTACTGGAGATAACGCTTGTGAATATATGACAGGTGGTATTGTTGTAATCTTAGGAAATACTGGTGTTAACTTCGGTGCTGGTATGACTGGTGGTATTTCATTTATCTATGACCCAGAAAAAACTTTTGTTGATAAAATGAACCAAGAGTTAATTGAGCCAGTAAGAGTTGATACTGATGATACAGAAAGAGAAAGATTATATTTAAAAAGATTATTATCTGATTATGTTCATGAAACAGAAAGTGAAATTGCAGAAAGAATTTTACAAAACTTCAGAGCAGAGATTAGAAACTTCTGGATGGTTAAACCTAAGAATATGACAGTTTTACCTCTTAACCCAGAAGAAGGAGTATAA
- a CDS encoding TRAP transporter substrate-binding protein, translated as MKKLVLGTIAAAMVATSGLAAEYTLKFSHVVSPNTPKGKAADFFEKRLEELSGGKIDVQVYPSSQLYTDGAVVKALRLNSVQMAAPSFSKFGKIVPQLALFDMPFIFKDIDHLHRVQDGEVGTALKDMVTAKGIVALDFWDNGFKQFSSSKQALINPSDAEGQKFRIMSSKVLEAQIKAVGGNPQMMPFSEVYSGLQQGVIDAAENPFSNIYTKKFHEVQKYLTVSDHGYLGYLVVMSKKFWNSLPADLQANVKQAMKEATEKEREYAKELNDTQFKAIQEYAQKTGKLEIYTLTDEQREAWRKAVSKIYPEFYSDRLIGKDLIEKTIATK; from the coding sequence ATGAAAAAATTAGTTTTAGGAACTATTGCAGCAGCAATGGTAGCAACTTCAGGGTTAGCAGCAGAGTATACTCTTAAATTTTCTCACGTTGTAAGTCCAAACACACCAAAAGGTAAAGCAGCTGATTTCTTTGAAAAAAGACTAGAAGAGTTATCAGGTGGAAAAATTGATGTTCAAGTTTACCCATCATCTCAATTATATACTGATGGTGCAGTTGTAAAAGCTTTAAGATTAAACTCAGTTCAAATGGCAGCACCAAGTTTTTCTAAATTTGGTAAAATTGTACCTCAATTAGCATTATTTGATATGCCTTTTATCTTTAAAGATATTGATCACTTACACAGAGTTCAAGACGGTGAAGTTGGTACAGCATTAAAAGATATGGTTACGGCAAAAGGAATTGTTGCATTAGATTTCTGGGATAATGGATTTAAACAATTCTCTTCTTCTAAACAAGCATTAATTAATCCAAGTGATGCAGAAGGTCAAAAATTTAGAATTATGTCTTCTAAAGTATTAGAAGCACAAATTAAAGCAGTAGGTGGTAACCCACAAATGATGCCATTCTCTGAAGTATATTCTGGATTACAACAAGGTGTAATTGATGCAGCTGAGAACCCATTTTCTAACATCTACACTAAAAAATTCCATGAAGTACAAAAATACTTAACTGTTTCTGACCATGGTTACTTAGGTTACTTAGTTGTAATGTCTAAAAAATTCTGGAACTCTTTACCTGCTGATTTACAAGCAAATGTAAAACAAGCTATGAAAGAAGCTACAGAAAAAGAGAGAGAATATGCAAAAGAATTAAATGATACACAATTTAAAGCTATCCAAGAATATGCACAAAAAACTGGTAAATTAGAAATTTACACATTAACTGATGAGCAAAGAGAAGCATGGAGAAAAGCTGTTAGCAAAATTTATCCAGAATTCTACAGCGATAGATTAATTGGTAAAGATTTAATCGAAAAAACAATCGCTACTAAGTAG
- a CDS encoding TRAP transporter small permease translates to MFNVISKIIGFINQSIAAIGITAGVAVAFINVVARYGFDASFTWATELTVYLFLWSAFFAAAYCFKKDAHIAVTIILDIMPTKIAKIMLILSHVVTIIFLLAVSYYGYEYLLLVIDLDERSIDLWDMPMWIIYLVVPISFLFGGYRVIEKLVEIIKTPHEQVVRVSEHEMHLHGMAGDIEEDKGLEKMVKDVEKKTGGML, encoded by the coding sequence ATGTTTAATGTAATTAGTAAAATCATCGGTTTTATTAATCAATCAATTGCAGCAATCGGTATAACAGCCGGTGTTGCAGTTGCATTTATTAATGTAGTTGCTAGGTATGGCTTTGATGCCTCTTTTACATGGGCAACTGAGTTAACAGTTTATTTATTTTTATGGAGTGCCTTTTTTGCAGCAGCGTACTGTTTTAAAAAAGATGCTCATATTGCTGTAACAATTATATTAGATATTATGCCAACTAAAATTGCAAAAATTATGTTGATATTATCTCATGTTGTTACAATCATTTTCTTATTAGCAGTATCATATTATGGATATGAATACTTATTGTTAGTTATAGATTTAGATGAAAGATCTATCGATTTATGGGATATGCCTATGTGGATTATCTACTTAGTTGTTCCTATTTCATTTTTATTTGGTGGATATAGAGTTATTGAAAAACTTGTTGAAATTATTAAAACACCACATGAACAAGTTGTAAGAGTAAGTGAACATGAAATGCATTTACATGGAATGGCTGGTGATATTGAAGAAGATAAAGGTTTAGAAAAAATGGTTAAAGATGTTGAAAAGAAAACAGGAGGAATGCTATGA
- a CDS encoding TRAP transporter large permease has translation MSSVGVLFSIFLFLMVLGTPIAICLGAATFTTLMLFTDISPIEISAMIFEKVHHYSLMAIPMFIFAGNLLSKGSAANRIIEFAKACVGHLPGGLPIAAIFASIIFAAVSGSSPATVVAIGSIMFGAIMQAGYPKKYAVGTIATAGSLGILIPPSIVLIVYGVTAEVSIGKLFMAGVVPGIMLGIMLMVVTYIGARRLGFERTEPAPLRVRLSKMKDAAWGLMTIVIVIGGIYGGIFTPTEAAAVACVWAFFISVFVYKDIKVSQIWGTALDSAKTTAMIMFIIANAMLFAHFLTIENIPQQITEALVAANVDKVMFLLMVNLLLILAGSFMEPSAIIMIMVPLLLPVAIALGIDPIHFGIVITINMELGMVSPPVGLNLFVTSGLTGMSIKDVIVAAFPWTMTILAGLLLVTYIPDIALWLPNLMYGS, from the coding sequence ATGAGTAGTGTTGGTGTATTATTTAGTATTTTCCTTTTCTTAATGGTTCTTGGTACTCCTATTGCAATTTGTTTAGGTGCTGCAACATTCACAACATTAATGCTATTTACAGATATTTCTCCAATTGAAATTTCTGCAATGATTTTTGAAAAAGTTCATCACTATTCATTAATGGCAATTCCAATGTTTATTTTTGCAGGAAATCTGTTAAGTAAAGGAAGTGCCGCAAATAGAATTATTGAGTTTGCAAAAGCTTGTGTTGGACACTTACCAGGTGGTTTACCAATCGCTGCTATTTTTGCATCAATTATCTTTGCTGCTGTTTCAGGTAGTTCTCCTGCAACTGTTGTTGCAATTGGATCTATTATGTTTGGTGCAATTATGCAAGCTGGTTATCCTAAAAAATATGCTGTTGGTACTATTGCAACTGCTGGTTCTTTAGGTATTTTAATTCCACCTTCAATTGTATTAATCGTATACGGTGTTACTGCTGAAGTTTCTATTGGTAAACTATTTATGGCAGGTGTTGTTCCAGGTATTATGCTTGGTATTATGCTTATGGTTGTAACTTATATTGGTGCAAGAAGATTAGGATTTGAAAGAACTGAACCAGCTCCATTAAGAGTTAGACTGTCAAAAATGAAAGATGCAGCATGGGGATTAATGACAATTGTTATTGTTATTGGTGGTATTTATGGTGGTATTTTTACACCAACTGAAGCAGCTGCTGTTGCTTGTGTTTGGGCATTTTTCATCTCAGTATTTGTTTACAAAGATATTAAAGTATCACAAATTTGGGGAACAGCTTTAGATTCAGCTAAAACAACAGCAATGATTATGTTTATTATTGCAAACGCTATGTTATTTGCTCACTTCTTAACAATTGAGAATATTCCTCAACAAATTACAGAAGCATTGGTTGCAGCAAATGTAGATAAAGTAATGTTCTTATTAATGGTTAACTTACTTCTAATTTTAGCAGGTTCATTTATGGAGCCAAGTGCTATTATTATGATTATGGTTCCACTATTATTACCAGTGGCAATTGCTTTAGGAATTGACCCAATTCACTTTGGTATTGTAATTACAATCAATATGGAACTAGGAATGGTTTCCCCTCCTGTTGGTCTGAATCTATTTGTAACTTCAGGACTTACAGGTATGAGTATTAAAGATGTTATTGTTGCAGCATTCCCGTGGACAATGACTATCTTAGCCGGATTATTATTAGTGACTTATATCCCTGATATTGCTCTGTGGCTACCAAATCTAATGTATGGAAGTTAA
- a CDS encoding NYN domain-containing protein, translating into MDNNQQKNVAMFIDCDNVSAKYIDSIFKDLSQYGRITIRKAYGDWTNRHLHNWQNVLLDYNIQPYQQFAYTNNKNASDIAIVIDVMDSIYTKDIDIIALVTSDSDFTPLVARILSDAKTVLGYGEEKTPDSLVKACSQFIYVEKFIQLQEKNKEFEDVAEDKHDFKNRYKGNDYDAKKDYHLKKSLLNAIEQVSGDTGWADLKDVGLYISQNSSFSPINHGFNKLGTLIKYLDIFEVKYINDNLTMLVKPSKKTFDKY; encoded by the coding sequence ATGGACAATAATCAACAAAAAAACGTAGCAATGTTTATTGATTGTGATAATGTTAGTGCAAAATACATAGATAGTATTTTTAAAGACCTTTCTCAATATGGAAGAATCACAATTAGAAAAGCATATGGTGACTGGACAAATAGACATCTTCACAATTGGCAAAATGTTTTATTAGACTACAACATTCAACCATATCAACAGTTTGCTTACACAAATAATAAAAATGCCTCAGATATCGCAATAGTAATTGATGTAATGGATTCGATTTATACAAAAGATATAGATATTATAGCTTTGGTTACAAGTGATAGTGATTTTACACCTTTAGTTGCAAGAATTTTATCTGATGCTAAAACAGTACTTGGATATGGAGAAGAAAAAACTCCTGACTCACTTGTGAAAGCTTGCTCACAATTTATTTATGTAGAAAAGTTTATTCAATTACAAGAAAAAAATAAAGAGTTTGAGGATGTCGCTGAAGATAAGCATGATTTTAAAAATCGTTACAAAGGTAATGATTATGATGCAAAAAAAGATTATCACCTTAAGAAATCTCTTTTAAATGCTATTGAACAGGTATCTGGAGATACAGGTTGGGCTGATTTAAAAGATGTAGGTTTATATATCAGTCAAAATAGTTCTTTCTCTCCAATTAATCATGGATTTAATAAATTAGGAACTTTGATAAAATATCTTGATATATTTGAAGTTAAATATATAAATGATAATTTAACTATGTTAGTAAAACCTAGCAAGAAAACTTTTGATAAATATTAA
- a CDS encoding arylesterase, with product MKKTIIIIFIFTLQILSANTNSKTILFLGDSLTEGLGVTKEQAYPNLVKNLFKTKLNKNINVINGGVSGSTTSDGLSRLQWYLKRKPDIVFIALGANDGLRGLNLIQSEKNLEEIINHALKSNAKVLLAGMLIPPNYGMKYSQDFENMYKNLQKKYNLMFMPFLLKGVAGEQSLNQADGIHPNIKGHEIMAKEVFEFLKEEL from the coding sequence ATGAAAAAGACAATTATTATCATATTTATATTTACATTACAAATATTAAGCGCAAATACAAATAGCAAAACTATTTTATTTTTAGGTGATTCATTAACTGAAGGCTTAGGAGTTACAAAAGAACAAGCCTATCCTAATTTAGTAAAAAATTTATTCAAAACTAAATTAAATAAAAACATTAATGTAATCAACGGTGGAGTAAGTGGTTCAACAACAAGTGATGGTTTATCAAGACTACAATGGTATTTAAAAAGAAAACCTGATATTGTATTTATTGCCCTTGGTGCAAATGATGGCTTAAGAGGTTTAAATCTAATTCAAAGTGAAAAAAACTTAGAAGAGATTATAAACCATGCCTTAAAATCAAATGCAAAAGTATTACTAGCAGGTATGTTAATTCCGCCAAATTATGGGATGAAATATTCACAAGATTTTGAGAATATGTATAAAAACTTACAAAAAAAATATAATCTAATGTTCATGCCTTTTTTACTAAAAGGTGTTGCAGGAGAGCAAAGTTTAAATCAAGCAGATGGTATTCATCCTAATATTAAAGGACATGAAATAATGGCAAAAGAGGTTTTTGAATTTTTAAAGGAAGAGTTATAA
- a CDS encoding ABC transporter ATP-binding protein, which translates to MLEIKSLKKSYTQGNQEVKIFEDLNFQVKEAQRVAIMGKSGSGKSTLLSLISGIIKPNSGDIILNNTSYKTMNESEINDFRASNIGFVFQNFHLVSYLNALENVMLPAKVNNIENAKEKAIELLKSVGLSHRLDHLPSQLSGGERQRVAIARALIHNPKVILADEPSGNLDEETGIAVMDKLFELIKANNTTLILVTHSKEVAARCEDTYELVSGNLKKC; encoded by the coding sequence ATGTTAGAAATAAAATCACTGAAAAAATCATATACTCAAGGAAATCAAGAAGTAAAGATTTTTGAAGATTTAAACTTCCAAGTAAAAGAGGCTCAAAGAGTTGCGATTATGGGAAAATCAGGAAGTGGTAAATCAACTTTACTTTCACTAATATCTGGAATAATTAAACCAAATAGTGGAGATATAATACTAAATAACACTTCATATAAAACTATGAATGAAAGTGAAATAAATGACTTTAGAGCCTCAAATATAGGCTTTGTATTTCAAAATTTTCATTTAGTTTCATATTTAAATGCTTTAGAAAATGTAATGTTACCAGCTAAAGTAAATAACATAGAAAATGCAAAAGAAAAAGCAATTGAGCTTTTAAAAAGTGTTGGTCTATCACATAGATTAGATCATCTTCCATCACAATTAAGTGGAGGTGAGAGACAAAGAGTAGCAATAGCAAGAGCACTTATTCATAATCCAAAAGTAATACTAGCAGATGAACCAAGTGGAAACTTAGATGAAGAGACTGGAATAGCAGTAATGGATAAACTTTTTGAACTTATCAAAGCAAATAATACAACTTTGATTTTAGTAACTCACTCAAAAGAAGTTGCTGCTAGATGTGAAGATACTTATGAACTAGTTTCAGGTAATCTAAAAAAATGCTAG